One genomic window of Azospirillum sp. TSH58 includes the following:
- the greB gene encoding transcription elongation factor GreB, translating to MSKAFTRENDSAGDDDEADDPKPLPKGVKNYMTPEGFQRMQEELRSLLRVERPKVVEVVSWAAGNGDRSENGDYIYGKKRLREIDRRIRFLTKRLESAEVVDPTLQKNRDRVFFGATVTYAREDGTENTVTIVGADEVDMDRAHVSWISPIARALLKAQEGDVVDLRTPAGLEQIEVVAIRYPGDAA from the coding sequence ATGAGCAAGGCCTTCACCCGGGAGAACGATTCCGCCGGCGACGACGACGAGGCCGACGATCCCAAGCCCTTGCCCAAGGGCGTGAAGAACTACATGACGCCCGAAGGCTTCCAGCGCATGCAGGAGGAGCTGCGCTCGCTGCTGCGCGTCGAGCGCCCGAAGGTGGTCGAGGTGGTGTCCTGGGCCGCCGGCAACGGCGACCGCTCGGAGAACGGCGACTACATCTACGGCAAGAAGCGCCTGCGCGAGATCGACCGGCGCATCCGCTTCCTGACCAAGCGCCTGGAGTCGGCGGAGGTGGTCGATCCCACGCTCCAGAAGAACCGCGACCGCGTGTTCTTCGGCGCCACCGTCACCTACGCGCGGGAAGACGGGACGGAGAACACCGTCACCATCGTCGGCGCCGACGAGGTCGACATGGACCGCGCCCATGTGAGCTGGATTTCGCCGATCGCGCGCGCCCTGCTGAAGGCGCAGGAGGGCGACGTGGTGGACCTGCGCACCCCCGCCGGGCTGGAGCAGATCGAGGTCGTCGCCATCCGCTATCCGGGCGACGCGGCGTAA
- a CDS encoding DsbA family protein → MTRFRPAALALAAALALPTGLLAPALQAQSPMDDAQRKAVEEVVRDYILKNPEIILEAVDSLQKRQKMAEEQKAKAALADNKAALFQNPADPVAGNPKGDVTVVEFFDYQCGYCKAVQADTERLIKDDGKLRFVFKEFPILSPASLTAAKAALASRGQGKYLEFHNALMAHRGQLDDDVIQRLAKSVGLDTDKLKKDMNSPEVLKVIAANQALAEELGIRGTPAFVIGDELVPGAIKLDQMKDLVAAARKG, encoded by the coding sequence ATGACCCGCTTCCGCCCCGCCGCCCTGGCGCTCGCCGCCGCGCTGGCCCTTCCGACGGGGCTGCTGGCCCCCGCCCTCCAGGCGCAGAGCCCGATGGACGACGCGCAGCGCAAGGCCGTCGAGGAGGTCGTGCGCGACTACATCCTGAAGAACCCGGAGATCATCCTGGAGGCCGTGGACTCGCTCCAGAAGCGCCAGAAGATGGCCGAGGAGCAGAAGGCCAAGGCGGCGCTGGCCGACAACAAGGCGGCGCTGTTCCAGAACCCCGCCGATCCGGTCGCCGGCAACCCCAAGGGCGACGTGACGGTGGTCGAGTTCTTCGATTACCAGTGCGGCTACTGCAAGGCCGTGCAGGCCGACACCGAGCGCCTGATCAAGGACGACGGCAAGCTGCGCTTCGTCTTCAAGGAGTTCCCGATCCTCAGCCCGGCCTCGCTGACCGCGGCCAAGGCGGCGCTGGCGTCGCGCGGACAGGGCAAGTATCTGGAATTCCACAACGCCCTGATGGCCCACCGCGGCCAGCTCGACGACGACGTGATCCAGCGGCTGGCCAAGTCGGTCGGGCTGGACACCGACAAGCTGAAGAAGGACATGAACAGCCCCGAGGTGCTGAAGGTCATCGCCGCCAACCAGGCGCTGGCCGAGGAGCTGGGCATCCGCGGCACCCCGGCCTTCGTCATCGGCGACGAGCTGGTTCCCGGCGCCATCAAGCTGGACCAGATGAAGGACCTCGTTGCCGCGGCCCGCAAGGGTTGA
- a CDS encoding HAD family phosphatase → MTKPTTVVFDIGQVLIEWDPRHLYRELFDGYEDLMEDFLDTVCSPAWNLEQDRGRPWDEAVAVLAAEFPDCRELIRAYHERWEEMVPGPMAGTPDILMELKERGTPLYSITNFSSEKFALTRRRFDFLNVFDGIIVSGDERLVKPDPAIFRLLLDRYGLQAADCCFIDDSPANVEAARAIGMTAHRFSGAASLRAELEELGLL, encoded by the coding sequence ATGACCAAGCCAACCACCGTCGTCTTCGACATCGGCCAGGTGCTCATCGAATGGGACCCGCGGCATCTCTACCGCGAGCTGTTCGACGGGTACGAGGACCTGATGGAGGACTTCCTCGACACCGTCTGCAGCCCCGCCTGGAATCTGGAGCAGGACCGCGGCCGTCCTTGGGACGAGGCGGTCGCCGTCCTGGCCGCCGAGTTCCCCGACTGCCGCGAGCTGATCCGCGCCTATCACGAGCGGTGGGAGGAGATGGTGCCCGGCCCCATGGCCGGGACCCCGGACATCCTGATGGAGTTGAAGGAGCGCGGGACGCCGCTCTACTCCATCACCAACTTCTCGTCGGAGAAGTTCGCGCTGACCCGCAGGCGCTTCGATTTCCTGAACGTCTTCGACGGGATCATCGTGTCCGGCGACGAAAGGCTGGTGAAGCCGGACCCGGCGATCTTCCGGCTCCTGCTCGACCGCTACGGCCTGCAGGCGGCGGACTGCTGTTTCATCGACGACAGCCCGGCCAACGTCGAGGCCGCCCGCGCCATCGGCATGACGGCGCACCGTTTCTCCGGCGCCGCCAGCCTGCGCGCCGAACTGGAGGAGCTGGGGCTTCTGTAG